In Gigantopelta aegis isolate Gae_Host chromosome 14, Gae_host_genome, whole genome shotgun sequence, the following proteins share a genomic window:
- the LOC121388745 gene encoding coiled-coil domain-containing protein 102A-like isoform X2: MSQKINTGTGSKGDVSYIRATPTGSLPPMSPPLGRDKNHAPQMIAMDFEVNQREELLMKEVEEARIRASQMEKTMRWWSDCTSNWREKWNKARNERNKAREENRQLRAKIESVVKECSAVKREKHELALENEQLKKRLGIYDEKDKVSEASGDSVKSGMTNEDNFDSFAKDGSVKSGTTDEDNCQVKDADGGGVGGVDDGEKDKDEADVDDLTVSVHDEENAKDNRMEREHKRKVGKNVQSQNSMAEEKVVLLQMKLDEAQKTVVAERQEKCGLVKSMDKLQAELTAMKSKYEELRQSRQEAAAELSKLRDDHKDEIGRLTQEMEEDTNNRSSMDRRVGELRRELERLQTENASEWGKRERLETEKLALERDNKKMRNQIEDLEEQLERKHQQTSAMVDCDLRTLQFELSEKNKELNDLRHTHAKTKKALHDRLTELDHTKRRAEQYELEVKKLRGRVEELKKDLATAEDEVDTEGNMVRKLQRSNDELQEQVENLQVQVEHLQSRLRRSSQPLSTVRASSLKSFTLDDSGEAADSDDDLDDDT; the protein is encoded by the exons ATGAGTCAGAAAATTAACACGGGGACGGGAAGCAAGGGGGACGTGTCATACATCCGGGCGACTCCGACCGGTTCCCTGCCACCGATGTCGCCGCCCCTGGGCCGCGACAAGAACCATGCCCCACAGATGATCGCCATGGATTTCGAGGTGAACCAGCGTGAGGAGCTCCTCATGAAGGAAGTGGAGGAGGCGAGGATCCGCGCCAGTCAGATGGAGAAGACGATGCGGTGGTGGTCGGACTGCACGTCCAACTGGCGGGAGAAGTGGAACAAGGCTCGCAACGAGCGCAACAAGGCGCGCGAGGAGAACCGACAGCTGCGGGCGAAGATCGAATCGGTCGTCAAGGAGTGTTCGGCGGTGAAGCGCGAGAAGCACGAACTGGCCTTGGAGAACGAGCAGCTGAAAAAGAGGCTCGGGATCTACGACGAGAAGGATAAAGTCAGCGAGGCCAGTGGGGACAGCGTCAAGTCGGGGATGACCAATGAGGATAATTTCGATTCGTTCGCGAAGGACGGGAGCGTGAAGTCTGGAACGACGGATGAAGATAACTGTCAGGTGAAGGAtgctgatggtggtggtgttggtggtgtgGATGATGGAGAGAAGGACAAGGATGAAGCCGATGTTGACGATTTGACGGTTTCAGTTCACGATGAGGAGAACGCAAAGGACAACCGGATGGAGCGTGAACACAAACGTAAGGTGGGGAAGAATGTGCAGTCACAGAATTCCATGGCAGAGGAGAAGGTGGTTCTTCTACAGATGAAGCTGGATGAAGCTCAGAAGACCGTTGTAGCAGAAAGACA agAAAAATGTGGTCTTGTGAAGTCCATGGACAAGTTACAAGCTGAGCTGACTGCTATGAAATCCAAGTATGAAGAATTAAGACAGTCGAGACAAGAGGCAGCTGCAGAG ctTTCGAAGCTTCGAGACGATCACAAGGACGAAATAGGCCGACTCACACAAGAGATGGAGGAAGACACAAACAATCGGTCGTCCATGGACCGTCGCGTTGGGGAACTTCGTCGCGAG TTGGAGCGCCTACAGACTGAAAATGCTTCCGAGTGGGGGAAACGCGAGCGACTAGAAACGGAGAAGTTGGCACTGGAGCGTGACAACAAGAAGATGCGTAACCAGATAGAAGACCTGGAGGAGCAACTGGAGCGTAAACACCAGCAGACGTCGGCCATGGTCGACTGCGACCTCCGAACTCTGCAGTTTGAACTCTCGGAGAAAAATAAG GAGTTGAATGACCTGCGTCACACTCACGCGAAGACAAAGAAGGCTCTACATGACCGACTGACAGAACTGGACCATACGAAGCGCCGTGCAGAGCAGTACGAACTCGAAGTGAAGAAGTTGAGAGGCCGAGTTGAAGAACTCAAGAAAGATCTTGCCACGGCCGAGGACGAA GTTGACACTGAGGGAAACATGGTGCGTAAACTACAGCGGTCGAATGACGAACTACAGGAACAAGTAGAAAACTTGCAGGTTCAGGTGGAACACCTTCAGTCACG ATTACGAAGATCCAGTCAACCGTTAAGCACGGTTAGGGCTTCCAGCTTGAAATCGTTCACCCTTGACGACTCAGGGGAGGCAGCGGACAGTGACGATGACCTTGATGATGACACGTGA
- the LOC121388745 gene encoding coiled-coil domain-containing protein 102A-like isoform X1: MSQKINTGTGSKGDVSYIRATPTGSLPPMSPPLGRDKNHAPQMIAMDFEVNQREELLMKEVEEARIRASQMEKTMRWWSDCTSNWREKWNKARNERNKAREENRQLRAKIESVVKECSAVKREKHELALENEQLKKRLGIYDEKDKVSEASGDSVKSGMTNEDNFDSFAKDGSVKSGTTDEDNCQVKDADGGGVGGVDDGEKDKDEADVDDLTVSVHDEENAKDNRMEREHKRKVGKNVQSQNSMAEEKVVLLQMKLDEAQKTVVAERQEKCGLVKSMDKLQAELTAMKSKYEELRQSRQEAAAEELLSISQEELVLSKLRDDHKDEIGRLTQEMEEDTNNRSSMDRRVGELRRELERLQTENASEWGKRERLETEKLALERDNKKMRNQIEDLEEQLERKHQQTSAMVDCDLRTLQFELSEKNKELNDLRHTHAKTKKALHDRLTELDHTKRRAEQYELEVKKLRGRVEELKKDLATAEDEVDTEGNMVRKLQRSNDELQEQVENLQVQVEHLQSRLRRSSQPLSTVRASSLKSFTLDDSGEAADSDDDLDDDT, encoded by the exons ATGAGTCAGAAAATTAACACGGGGACGGGAAGCAAGGGGGACGTGTCATACATCCGGGCGACTCCGACCGGTTCCCTGCCACCGATGTCGCCGCCCCTGGGCCGCGACAAGAACCATGCCCCACAGATGATCGCCATGGATTTCGAGGTGAACCAGCGTGAGGAGCTCCTCATGAAGGAAGTGGAGGAGGCGAGGATCCGCGCCAGTCAGATGGAGAAGACGATGCGGTGGTGGTCGGACTGCACGTCCAACTGGCGGGAGAAGTGGAACAAGGCTCGCAACGAGCGCAACAAGGCGCGCGAGGAGAACCGACAGCTGCGGGCGAAGATCGAATCGGTCGTCAAGGAGTGTTCGGCGGTGAAGCGCGAGAAGCACGAACTGGCCTTGGAGAACGAGCAGCTGAAAAAGAGGCTCGGGATCTACGACGAGAAGGATAAAGTCAGCGAGGCCAGTGGGGACAGCGTCAAGTCGGGGATGACCAATGAGGATAATTTCGATTCGTTCGCGAAGGACGGGAGCGTGAAGTCTGGAACGACGGATGAAGATAACTGTCAGGTGAAGGAtgctgatggtggtggtgttggtggtgtgGATGATGGAGAGAAGGACAAGGATGAAGCCGATGTTGACGATTTGACGGTTTCAGTTCACGATGAGGAGAACGCAAAGGACAACCGGATGGAGCGTGAACACAAACGTAAGGTGGGGAAGAATGTGCAGTCACAGAATTCCATGGCAGAGGAGAAGGTGGTTCTTCTACAGATGAAGCTGGATGAAGCTCAGAAGACCGTTGTAGCAGAAAGACA agAAAAATGTGGTCTTGTGAAGTCCATGGACAAGTTACAAGCTGAGCTGACTGCTATGAAATCCAAGTATGAAGAATTAAGACAGTCGAGACAAGAGGCAGCTGCAGAG GAATTACTGAGCATTTCCCAAGAGGAATTGGTG ctTTCGAAGCTTCGAGACGATCACAAGGACGAAATAGGCCGACTCACACAAGAGATGGAGGAAGACACAAACAATCGGTCGTCCATGGACCGTCGCGTTGGGGAACTTCGTCGCGAG TTGGAGCGCCTACAGACTGAAAATGCTTCCGAGTGGGGGAAACGCGAGCGACTAGAAACGGAGAAGTTGGCACTGGAGCGTGACAACAAGAAGATGCGTAACCAGATAGAAGACCTGGAGGAGCAACTGGAGCGTAAACACCAGCAGACGTCGGCCATGGTCGACTGCGACCTCCGAACTCTGCAGTTTGAACTCTCGGAGAAAAATAAG GAGTTGAATGACCTGCGTCACACTCACGCGAAGACAAAGAAGGCTCTACATGACCGACTGACAGAACTGGACCATACGAAGCGCCGTGCAGAGCAGTACGAACTCGAAGTGAAGAAGTTGAGAGGCCGAGTTGAAGAACTCAAGAAAGATCTTGCCACGGCCGAGGACGAA GTTGACACTGAGGGAAACATGGTGCGTAAACTACAGCGGTCGAATGACGAACTACAGGAACAAGTAGAAAACTTGCAGGTTCAGGTGGAACACCTTCAGTCACG ATTACGAAGATCCAGTCAACCGTTAAGCACGGTTAGGGCTTCCAGCTTGAAATCGTTCACCCTTGACGACTCAGGGGAGGCAGCGGACAGTGACGATGACCTTGATGATGACACGTGA